TTCGACCCGAAGGCCGAAGATGCAGCCAACTATGGTGGCATCGGCGCGGTGATCGGCCACGAAATCGGCCACGGTTTTGACGACCAGGGTTCGCAGTACGACGGCGACGGCAAGCTCAACAACTGGTGGACCGATGAGGATCGCAAGAACTTCGAGGCCCGCACCGGTGCGCTGATCGCCCAGTACAACGGTTTTGTGCCGCAGCAGCTGGCCGAGAAATACGCCGACGAACCGGACAAGGCACCGCATGTCAACGGCGCGCTGACCATCGGCGAGAATATCGGCGACTTGGGCGGCGTGAACATCGCACTGAAGGCGTATGCGTTCGCACTCGGCAAGGCGGCAGGTAAAGCGGATGTCGAGGAAGACGGTTCCCCCGCCGCCATCAAGGCGCTGCTCGATACCGCCCCCGAGATGGACGGCTTCACCGGCCTGCAGCGTTTCTTCCTGAGCTACGCCTCCATCTGGCGTACCAAGAACCGTGACGAACTGGCCGAGCAGTACTTGCAGATCGACCCGCATTCGCCGGCCGAATTCCGCACCAACGGCATCGCCAGCAATGTGGATCTCTTCTATGATGCGTTCAACGTCACTGAGGGCGACGCCATGTGGCTGGACCCTGACGCCCGCGTGCGTATCTGGTAATTCCTCCACCAATCAATATCGGCCTGTAATCCTTCGTAAGGGTGCAGGCCGATATCGTTTTGGCCGCATCTAGAACTCGTCCGTTTCCCCCTCTGCAGCATTCGCAGCACCACCGGCGAAAGCTTTCTGGCTTGCGGATTGTGATTGACCTGCATCGGCATTCGGCGCCGAAGCTTCACCGTCGGCATGTTCTTGGTCTCGCGCTGCATTGAATTGATCACCTTGATCGTTCTCGGTGATGCCGAATTCCACTGGCTTCGTTCCGGCTGCATTGGCATAGGGGTCGGCGCCCGGCCCGGACCCAGCATCATAGGACTGCCGATTCTGCAGATTTTGCCGGGATGCCTCATCAGTACCCGCATTGGCATTGGTGCCATTGCGCTGCGCCTTGGCAAGAGAAGTGGTGCCAAAAGTGAGATCATGGCCGATATTGGTGGCTTCCACAACGGTTTTGCTACGGGCCTCGCCCTGCTCGGTAGTCCACTGGTCCGTGTTGAGCACTCCGACCACCACAATGCGATCGCCACGTCGAACCGATTGTTTGGTATTTTTTGCCAACGCGCGAAATGCCTTGACCGTAATCCAGGCGGTGGCAAAATCCTCCCACTGCTGTGTGCTCTGATTAAACCTGCTACGGGTGCTGCCCATTCGGAAGGTCAGCACGGGAAAAGTGTCCGTTCCGCCTAGCACGGGATCGCCCGCCACAAATCCGGTAATAGTTACTGCTGCCTGTTGAATCGCCATGATCGGCCCTTTCTCACGTCACTGTTGTGGACCGCCGGGGCCTGTCTATGGCGTCATCACCAATGCACACCCCAACGGTATCTCCACTGTGAAGTGCCGCACCGTAGCAGCACAAGGGCAACCGACAATTGTGGATACCGTGACGGGGTTGCATTTTTTGTACTGTGGATAATTTTGGACTATCCACAATTAGGAGCAAAAAGCAAAAGCGCCACCCTGCAAAGAGCAGGATGGCGCTGTAATTATGGGCTATCAGCCACCCTCAGCCGAGAGCAGCAAAACGATCGGCCAAGGTACCGGCAGCTTCAGCAGCGGGCACGGCGACCTTGTTCTCGCCATTGCGATCGCGGATCTCAATGGTGCCATCGTTCACGTAATCGCGACCGACCACGGCGACCAGCGGCACGCCGATCAGCTCGGCATCCTTGAACTTGACGCCCGGAGAGACCTTCTTACGGTCATCGTAAATCACTTCAAGGCCCTTGGCCTCAAGTTCGGCGACCAGTTTCTCGGCACCTTCGAATGCCTTTTCATCCTTGCCGGTGGCCACCACATGAACGGCGGCCGGAGCGATCACGGACGGCCAGGCCAAGCCGGCCTCATCGTGATGTGTTTCGGCGATGCAGGCCAGCACGCGGGAGACGCCGATGCCATAGCAGCCCATCCACACCGGCACGGCCTTGCCGTTCTGGTCGAGCACCTTCAGGTCCAATGCCTTGGAATACTTGAGACCCAGCTGGAAGACCTGACCGATTTCCACACCGCGCTCAAAGCTCAGCGGGCCGGAACCATCCGGGCTCATATCGCCGTGGCGAACCTCAACGGCCTCGACCACGCCATCGGCCTTGAAATCACGGCCATAAACCAAGTTGTAGTAGTCAACCTCGTTCTCATCAGCACCGGTGAACCAAGCGGAGCCCTTGACCACGTGCGCGTCCACCAAGTAACGCACCGGGTTCTTCACGCCAGCGGCTTCGGCCTGCGGACCAAGCACCATCGGACCGATGTAGCCGGGCACCAGTTCGGGGTGGTTCTTCAGGTCTTCCTCGGTGGCCTCTTCGAGCTCGGCGGGAGCGAACTGGGCTTCCAGTCGCTTCATATCCACCGTGCGGTCACCGGGCACGCCGACAACGATCACTTCGCGCCACGGCTCGTCATGCTCCTCATCCTCAGGGTGCTTGACGGTAATCACCACGTTCTTGAGGATGTCGGAAGCCTGCCATTCGCGGCCATCGGTACGCGGGTGGTCGGCGTTGGCACGCTCGATCATGTTGTCGATGGTCTTGGCATCCGGGGCGGCTTCCTTGGAAGCGGCAGGAGTGTTGGAAGCATCGACTTCAGGCAGCTCCGGAGTGGTCAAAGCCTCGACGTTCCAAGCCTTGCCGGAAGGAGCCAGAGCGAAGGTGTCTTCACCGATCGGCATTGGGGCAAGGAACTCCTCAGAAGCAGAGCCGCCCATCGGACCGGACATGGCGAACACCGGCACGTACTTCAGGTCGAGACGCTGGAAGATGCGCTCATAGGCACCACGCTCGTCGTAGTAGGCCTTGCGCATGCCTTCCTCATCGATGGTGAAGGAGTAGGCATCCTTCATGATGAACTCGCGGCCGCGAATCAGGCCAGCGCGCGGGCGGAACTCGTCGCGGTACTTGGTCTGAATCTGGTACAGGGTGACGGGCAGGTCTTTGTAAGAGGAGTACATGTCCTTGACCAGAAGGGTGAACATCTCCTCGTGGGTGGGGGCCAGCAGGTAATCGGCCTCGTGGCGATCCTTCAAACGGAAGATGTTATCGCCGTACTCCTCCCAGCGGTGGGTGGCCTCGTAGGGCTCGCGCGGCAGCAAAGCCGGGAAGTGCACTTCCTGAGCACCGATGCCGTTGATCTCCTCACGAATAATATCTTCGATCTTGTTAAGCACCTTGAGACCAAGCGGCAGCCAGGTCCAGATGCCGGGCGCGGCCTTGCGGATGTAGCCGGCACGCTGCAGCAGTTTGGCCGAATCGACATCGGCATCGGCGGGATCCTCGCGCAGGGTGCGCAGGAACATGGTTGACATGCGAAGGGTATTGGAAGTCATAGGTTCCAAGATATTCGCGTGAACCGACAAGCTAAGTCGTCACAGGTTCCGTTTCCGGCCTTAATCTTGGCATACGGACGGTTCTCTATGGCAGAACGACTCGAGGCAAGGCTATGGCCTGGCTGAAGAGACGTTTCATCACCATCGCCCGGCGATTGCGGTGCCACATTGCGGGCAGTGACCGTTGCCGCCGGAGCTTGCTGATAGGCGGTCGGCGATAATGCGGTACCAGTCGCGCTCGATGAGCTTCGCATGGCACTGCGGGTTCGGACAATACGTAGTATCGCCCTCGCGGTCATGCACATTGCCGGCGTAGACATAATGGAGCCCTTCAGCGAGCGCGATGGCGCGGGTACGGGTCAGCGTCTCGTGCGGCGTAGGCGGCACATCCATCATCCGATAGCTCGGATGGAACGCGGAGAAGTGCAGCGGCACGTCCGGCCCCAGATGTTCGCCTATCCACGTGCATTCGGCGTGCAACTGGGCATCGTCATCGTTGAGACCGGGGATGAGCAGTGTGGTGAGTTCCACCCACACGTGTTCGCCTTCTGGGGTACGTGCCTCGTTGACCGCATAGTCGATGGTCGCGAGCACGTCGGCCAAATGCGTGCCGGTCACTTTCCAATAGAAATCTTCGGTGAAGCCTTTGAGGTCGATATTGGCGGCGTCCATGGCGGCATAGAAGTCGGGCCGGGCTTCGGCACTCATGTATCCGGCCGTCACGGCGATGGGATGGATGCCGAGTGCGCGGCAGGCTTGGGCGGTGTCGATGGCGTATTCGGCGAACACGATGGGGTCGTTGTAGGTGAATGCCACTGAGTCGATGCCACGGCTGGCCGCGATCTGCGCGATTTTCTCCGGGCTGGCCCCCACGCTGAGCTTATCGATGCTGCGCGCTTTGGCAATGTCAAAATTCTGGCAGAAGCGGCAGCCGGAATTGCAGCCGGCCGTGCCAAAACTCAGCACACTGGAACCAGGGTGGAAGTGGTTGAGGGGCTTCTTTTCCATCGCGGGTCTTGACGGTAATTGCCTTTGGCTCCCCCCCCCCAGCACCGACACCTCGATATTCAGCAGTGGGTATTCCGCAGCGGTGACCGGGTTGAAACGTGGGTCACGGGTGGCGGCATCCACCGCATGGGCGATCACATCCTTGCCAAGTGGTTGATGGGCAACCAGCGAGCCAATGCAGCCGCGCACCAACGTCATTCCGCCGCCTTTAAGTGTTGTCTACTTGGGCATCAGCCCCTCGAAACGGAGATAGATGTCCTGAAAACTCAAAATCCGCCCCTTGAAACGCAGAAACGCTTACATTAGTAGTCGTTCGGCATAGCAACCGTCAGAACAAGGCGTCTTGGGCGAATTCGTCATTGGGATCGGCGGCGAATTCGTCTGGCTCGGTGGGTTTGAATGCGCCTGCGCCTTCATCGGCCAACTGGTCGGAGGCCGAGGCCGAGGCCTCGCGCAGGTCGCCGTCAAGCACCACGGCATCGGGTGAGACAAGGAACATGCGCTCGTTGACACCAGCCAAATACAGTCCGCCCAATGATTCAACTCGGGAGAGCGCCACATATCCCATGCCCGGCGCGAAGGTCCTCTTCAAGTCCATAACCGCGCGATCGAGCGTCATACCCTGTGACTTGTGGATGGTGATGCCCCACGCGCAGCGCAACGGCACCTGAGCCACGGAAGCGAGCACCGTCTCGCCATCCATCATCTCCCACTTGGCCTGTTTCATGGTGACGATATTGCCGTTCTCGAATTCCACAATCGGCCAACCGCCTTTGTTCTCCTGCGCAAAACCGCGCACAGTGCCGAGCGAACCATTGACATACTGGCGGTCGGGGTCATTGCGCAGAGCCATGACGGCCGCGCCTTCCTTGAGCACGAGCCGCTCGGGGGCGAGCATGTTCTTCTTGAGCCGATCGACCAGATTGGCCGGTCCTGCAGTTTCGGCATGGAACTCATGAGGCTCGAGCATGATCTGGTTCAGCCGCATGTCGTTGAGATTGTCGGCCTGACGGTTCACGGGGAAGAGATGGACGGCCACTTGGCCGGGCTCGGGCAGCTTGCCCAAACGCGTGACGAGTGCGTCACGGTCGGACTGGGTCACGTCGCCTTCGCGAATGTCAGTAAGCACGGTCAGAAGCTCACCGGTGTCTTGACGATGCTGCTCGGTGAGGTAGCAGATCACCGGGTTGAGTTCCTGCCACACCAGCGATTCGGTGATAAAGCTTTCCGGATTAAGACCGGCACGGGCATACCGTTCACGGCTGGCGATGAATTCCGGTGTGGGTTCGATGAGGTCGCGGTTGCGGCCGGATACCGAGACCGGAGGCAGCTGAAACAAATCTCCGGACAGCACGACCTGGATGCCGCCGAACGGCCGTGGATCGCGACGGACCTCGCGGCAGACTTGGTCAACCATGTCAAACAGCCAGGCGTGCAGCATGGAGACCTCGTCAATGACGAGAATATCCGTGGCCTGAATCTTGCGTTTGCGGCGGGATTTGATGAGCTTGAGCAGACTGGAGGTCAGACTTGTCGCCACACCCACACCACTCCATGAGTGAATGGTCTGGCCATTGATATGCGTGGAGGCTATGCCTGTGGACGCAGTGACGGCCACGCTCGCCCCGTCGGCACGCGCCTGCCGGATGAACTCGTTGAGCACGTAGGTCTTACCGGCACCGGGCGCACCGGTCAGGAACACGTTCGCGCCGGCGTTCAGAATGGCCAGGGCTTCGGTTTGGCGCATATCAACCTCTCTAGGCTCCACTCTTTGAGCGGAGCTGACTGAGGGGAGTCGTACGCATCCGTGACTCCCCTCAGTCTCACTTCGTTCGACAGCTCCCCTCAGAGAGGGAGCCAAGTACGGCGGACTACTTATTGAGGATGCTGGTGGAGACGATGTCGGCAGAGATGGCCTTGGCTGCGGCCTCGTCCGGGCCGGGGGCCGGAGCCATGAAGGCCTTGCGGTAGTAGCGCAGCTCATCCAAAGATTCGATGATGTCGGCGAGAGCACGATGACCGCCATTCTTCGGCGGGCGGTTCTCGTAGACGGCCGGGTACCAGCGGCGGGCGAGCTCCTTCAGGGTGCTCACGTCCACGCTGCGGTAGTGCAGGTGACTCATGAGGTCCGGCATATAGTGGTCGAGGAACTTCTTGTCGGATCCAATGGTGTTGCCGGCCAGCAGCGGGCGCACGCCTTCCGGCGTGAAGCGCAGCACGTATTCGGTGACCTTCTGCTCGGCCTCGGCCAGGCTCAGGCCATTCTCCCACTCGTTGATCAGGCCGGAACGGGTGTGCATCTGGCGCACGAAATCGTTCATGTGGTTCACGGCCTTCTCGGACGGCTTGATGACGTAATCCACGCCCTCGTCCAGCACATTCAGGTCAAAGTCGGTGGGAACCACGGACACCTCGACGAGTTCGTCGCCGCCGAAGATGTCAAGTCCGGTCATCTCGCAATCGATCCAAATCAGGCGCGAGTCCTTCGCGCTGTACGTTTCCGCGTCATGGCTGTCGACCATGGTGTGCCTCTTTTCTTCGCTGGTCATCGCTTATGCAGAACAGTTCAGACTATACCCCAGCGCATACAAGCTATCTCGAGCCACATACGCGAAAAGGGCCTGCATAAGCAGACCCTTTTCACAAGGAATCAACCCCTAACTAGCGCAAGCTAGCGGGCATCAACCGATCAGTTGTTGTGGAAGCCGGAGTAGTTCGGTGCTTCCGCGGTCATCACGATGTCGTGCGGGTGCGATTCACGCAGGCCGGCGTCGGTGATGCGGATGAACTTGCCACGTTCCGGCATTTCGGCGATGTTGTGTGCGCCAATGTAGAACATGGACTGGTGCAGGCCACCGAGCATCTGGTAGAGCACAGCGTTGAGCGGGCCGCGGTACGGCACTTCGCCTTCCACACCTTCCGGCACGACCTTGTCGCTGGAGGTCACGTCGGCCTGGAAGTAGCGGTCCTTGGAGTAGGACTTCTTGCCGCGCGGAGCCATGGCGCCGAGGGATCCCATGCCTCGGTACAGCTTGTACTGCTTGCCGTGCAGGAGCACCTTCTCGCCCGGGGCTTCCTCACAGCCAGCGAGCGTGCCGCCGAGCATCACGGAGGAGGCGCCAGCCACAAGGGCCTTGGCGATGTCACCGGAGTAGTGGATGCCACCGTCGGCGATGCAGGGCACGCCAGCGGCACGGCAGGCCTGGGCGGCCTCGTACACGGCGGTGAGCTGCGGAACGCCAACACCGGCAACGATACGGGTGGTGCAGATGGAGCCAGGACCAATACCGACCTTGACGGCATCGGCACCGGCCTCGATCATGGCCTGGGCACCGGAACGGGTGCCGACGTTGCCGCCGATGATCTGCACGCCATCGAAGGCGGAATCGTGCTTCAGACGGGAGATCATGTCGAGTGCCAGGCGGGCCTCACCGTTGGCGGTGTCGACCACGAGCACATCCACGCCGGCCTCCATCAGGGCGGAGGCACGCTGCCATGCGTCGCCGAGGAAGCCAACGCCGGCGGCCACGCGCAGGCGACCCTGCTCGTCCTTGGTGGCGTCCGGGTACTGTTCGGTCTTGACGAAGTCCTTGACCGTGATCAGACCAGTCAGATGACCTTCCGCATCAACCAGCGGCAGCTTCTCAACCTTGTGCTGGGCGAGCAGGCGGTGGGCGTCGTCCTTGGAGATGTTGGACGGACCGGTGACCAGGTTCTCCTTGGTCATGACATCCTTGACCTTCAGGGTGTCGTAATCCTCGGAGGCGATGAAACGCATATCACGGTTGGTGATGATGCCGACGAGCTTGTTGTCCTTGTCCACCACCGGCAGACCGGAGATGTGGAACTTGCCGCACAGCTTGTCGAGATCGGCCAGCGTGACCTCAGGGTTGACGGTCAGCGGATCGGTAATCATACCGGACTCGGAGCGCTTGACCACATCGACCTGAGCAGCCTGATCGTCGATAGACAGGTTGCGGTGCAGCACGCCGATACCACCGTTACGAGCCATGGCGATGGCCATCTCGGACTCGGTCACGGTATCCATGGCGGCGGAGAGCACCGGGGCCTTCATCGTGATATTGCGGGTCAGATGGGTGCTGGTGTCCACTTCGGAAGGAATGACATCCGTCTCGTTCGGCAACAGCAACACATCATCATAGGCAAGGCCGAGCTTGGCGAAAATCGGGGGAAGGGGGGCATACGCCGACTGGGCGTTTAATTCATCAAGGTTTGTAGCCATGTAAACACTATATGAAAATGCGCTGACCTTCACGACACACGTGTGAGAACCGTCCAATCACATATGGCTCAACGCGTGCGGACTGCTATCAGGAAGGGTTTTCCTGTCCGCTCGAATCAGCGCCGGCAACCGGCAGCGATTCGCTTCCGGAACGCGTATTTTCTGGGGTTACGTCGTCATGCACTGCCGTGGCATGCTGCGCGTTGTGGCGCGCCGCTTCCAACGTAGCGTTCTCTTCCTGTATCTCCGGAATACGATGCTTCAGGTACGGGTACATGGTGGCGATGGTCAGTACGACCACGGCAATCGCCATACCAAAGGCAACGTGCTGCGCCTTGAAGAAAAGAATGGTCAACGACCCAAACGCGATCAACGCCGCCCAACCCCAAAGAATCAGCACGGCTCCACGAACCGAATGGCCGATGCGCAGCATGCGATGATGCAGATGCATACGGTCCGGATGCATCGGCGACTGCCCCTTGGCCAGACGCCGCACAATCGCCAGGCACATGTCGAGCACCGGCAGGAACAGCACCAGAATCGGCAACAGAATCGGCATGAATACCGGCAGATAGATACTGGCGTGAATCGATGCCGGATCAAGACGGCCGGTCATGACGATTGAGGCGCAGGTGATGAGATAGCCGAGCAGCATCGAGCCGGAATCACCCATGAACAATTTCGCCGGATGCCAGTTATGCAGGATAAAGCCCACACAGATGCCCACCATCATCACGTCGATCAGCGTGGCCAGCGAGGCGTAACTGGGCGAGTATCGGGCGATGATGTACGAATAGATGGCGAACGCGATGCCGCCGATGGCCACGATGCCCGAAGCCAGTCCGTCAAGACCGTCCACGAAATTGACCGCGTTGATCGAAGCGACAATAAGGAATGCCGTAATTGCCATGGACAGGCTCGGGGATGCGGTGATCAGAGAGCCTCCCAGCGGCAGCGAAATAATCTGCAAACCACCCCAGGCCACGAAAACGGAAATCAGCAGCTGACCGGCGAGCTTCAACATCCAGTCAAGATCCCACAAATCATCGGCCATGCCCAGCAGACTGATCATAATGCCGCCGGCAAGAATCACCCACATCTGGTAATTGCCTTGGAACAGACCCGCAAGGAACGGCGTTCTGCTGGCAAAGATGGTGGCCACGGTAAATCCGATCAGCATGCCAAGGCCGCCCATACGCGGGGTGGGAATGGTATGCACATCGCGGGCGCGCACTTCGCCAACCGCGCCGATCTCGATGGCCACGTGGCGAATCAGCGGAGTCACCAGCCAGGTGACGCCACCCGCGATGGCCGCGACCAGTAAGTAAATCCTCATGCGCCTAATCCCCCGCCATTGAGGTGGAGGGCTTTGCGAATCATGGATTGGGGAATGACTCCCTCACGAAGAATCTCAATGCCGTCTCTCGCATACGGATCCGCTTTCACCACGGTGCTAGATATATGGCCTTGTGTGGGCCCGCCATCCAGATACAAATCAATCTGGTTCCCGAACGCTTCCACGGCCTCATCCACGGTCTGCGCGCTTTCATCGCCGGAACGATTGGCGCTTGAAGCGGCCAGAGGACCAGTAGCACGAAGAATCTCAAGGCAGAGCGCCGAGTTGGGGATGCGAATGCCTTGCGTGCCGGGCCTGCCTTCCGCGGTGTCGGCCAACGTCTCCAACGTGCAATCGGGGCGCGCGACGGCAATCGGCGAAAACGCCCCCGGCAGGAAGGCGGCAGAAAGACGGTTCAGCGGCGAAGGTAGTTCGAGTCCGAGCTCGTCAAGTTGGTCAGTGGAATCAAGCAGAACCTGCAATGCCTTGTATCGGGGACGCCGCTTGAGTTCGTAGATGCGGGCGATGGCAGCCGCATTGCGCGGATCACAGGCTACGCCATACACGGTATCGGTGGGAATGACGATCAGTCCGCCATCATGAATGATGCGTGCGGCCTGAGCCAACGACTCATCCGTGACCTTCCGCGTTGCGCTCATACCGTCTCCGTTCACCTGATTCATCACAATCTATCATTGCACCATTGTGCCCCGACTTGCACAACGACGATGACCGGGTTTCGTTCCGAACGGCATGCACCGTCCCGGGCGAAACCCGGTCACCATCAATTCGAAAGCAACCTGTGCCAGCCTATGCGTCACGCGCCGAGGTATGCCTTGCGCACCTTCTCGTCGTGCAGCAGATCCGAGGCCTTGCCTTCCATCGTGATCTTGCCGGTTTCGAGCACATAGGCGCGATCGGCAATGGATAGGGCCATCTTCGCGTTCTGTTCGACCAGCAGCACGGTGATGCCGCTCTTGCGCAGAGTGACGATGATGTCGAAAATCTCCTTGACCAGCAGAGGCGAAAGACCCATCGACGGCTCATCCATCAGAATCGTCTTCGGATGGCTCATCAGGGCGCGGCCCATGGCCACCATCTGCTGCTCACCGCCGGAGAGCGTGCCGGCCAGCTGGCGGCGACGTTCTTTCAGACGCGGGAAGTAGTCGAACACCATCTCAAGATCCTTGCCGAGATTCGACTGGTCCTTGAGGCTGAACGCACCCATCTCCAGGTTCTCCTGCACACTCATGCGGGTGAACACATGGCGGCCTTCCGGCACGTGGGCCATGCCCAGGGTGACGATCTTGTTCGCATGCGTCTTAAGCAGGTCATGACCGTCATAGGTGATGCTGCCGGACTTGGCCGGCACCAGGCCGGTGATGGTGTGCAAGGTGGTCGTTTTACCGGCACCGTTGGCTCCGATCAGGGAGACGATCTCACCGTCGTCCACCTTCAGACTGATGCCTTTGACCGCGTCGATGGCGCCGTACGAGACACACAGATCCTTGATTTCCAGCATCAGCGTGCCCCCTCTTCTTGAATCGTCTTGGCGATGCTTGGCTCCGGCTCGACCTTGGCGGTCGAGTCGCCATCCACATCATCATTGCTGTCGCTACCCAGATAGGCCGAGATGACCTGCGGGTTGTTGGCGATCTGCTCCGGCGTA
This sequence is a window from Bifidobacterium breve DSM 20213 = JCM 1192. Protein-coding genes within it:
- a CDS encoding single-stranded DNA-binding protein is translated as MAIQQAAVTITGFVAGDPVLGGTDTFPVLTFRMGSTRSRFNQSTQQWEDFATAWITVKAFRALAKNTKQSVRRGDRIVVVGVLNTDQWTTEQGEARSKTVVEATNIGHDLTFGTTSLAKAQRNGTNANAGTDEASRQNLQNRQSYDAGSGPGADPYANAAGTKPVEFGITENDQGDQFNAARDQEHADGEASAPNADAGQSQSASQKAFAGGAANAAEGETDEF
- a CDS encoding proline--tRNA ligase; protein product: MTSNTLRMSTMFLRTLREDPADADVDSAKLLQRAGYIRKAAPGIWTWLPLGLKVLNKIEDIIREEINGIGAQEVHFPALLPREPYEATHRWEEYGDNIFRLKDRHEADYLLAPTHEEMFTLLVKDMYSSYKDLPVTLYQIQTKYRDEFRPRAGLIRGREFIMKDAYSFTIDEEGMRKAYYDERGAYERIFQRLDLKYVPVFAMSGPMGGSASEEFLAPMPIGEDTFALAPSGKAWNVEALTTPELPEVDASNTPAASKEAAPDAKTIDNMIERANADHPRTDGREWQASDILKNVVITVKHPEDEEHDEPWREVIVVGVPGDRTVDMKRLEAQFAPAELEEATEEDLKNHPELVPGYIGPMVLGPQAEAAGVKNPVRYLVDAHVVKGSAWFTGADENEVDYYNLVYGRDFKADGVVEAVEVRHGDMSPDGSGPLSFERGVEIGQVFQLGLKYSKALDLKVLDQNGKAVPVWMGCYGIGVSRVLACIAETHHDEAGLAWPSVIAPAAVHVVATGKDEKAFEGAEKLVAELEAKGLEVIYDDRKKVSPGVKFKDAELIGVPLVAVVGRDYVNDGTIEIRDRNGENKVAVPAAEAAGTLADRFAALG
- the amrS gene encoding AmmeMemoRadiSam system radical SAM enzyme; translation: MTLVRGCIGSLVAHQPLGKDVIAHAVDAATRDPRFNPVTAAEYPLLNIEVSVLGGGSQRQLPSRPAMEKKPLNHFHPGSSVLSFGTAGCNSGCRFCQNFDIAKARSIDKLSVGASPEKIAQIAASRGIDSVAFTYNDPIVFAEYAIDTAQACRALGIHPIAVTAGYMSAEARPDFYAAMDAANIDLKGFTEDFYWKVTGTHLADVLATIDYAVNEARTPEGEHVWVELTTLLIPGLNDDDAQLHAECTWIGEHLGPDVPLHFSAFHPSYRMMDVPPTPHETLTRTRAIALAEGLHYVYAGNVHDREGDTTYCPNPQCHAKLIERDWYRIIADRLSASSGGNGHCPQCGTAIAGRW
- a CDS encoding DEAD/DEAH box helicase, which gives rise to MRQTEALAILNAGANVFLTGAPGAGKTYVLNEFIRQARADGASVAVTASTGIASTHINGQTIHSWSGVGVATSLTSSLLKLIKSRRKRKIQATDILVIDEVSMLHAWLFDMVDQVCREVRRDPRPFGGIQVVLSGDLFQLPPVSVSGRNRDLIEPTPEFIASRERYARAGLNPESFITESLVWQELNPVICYLTEQHRQDTGELLTVLTDIREGDVTQSDRDALVTRLGKLPEPGQVAVHLFPVNRQADNLNDMRLNQIMLEPHEFHAETAGPANLVDRLKKNMLAPERLVLKEGAAVMALRNDPDRQYVNGSLGTVRGFAQENKGGWPIVEFENGNIVTMKQAKWEMMDGETVLASVAQVPLRCAWGITIHKSQGMTLDRAVMDLKRTFAPGMGYVALSRVESLGGLYLAGVNERMFLVSPDAVVLDGDLREASASASDQLADEGAGAFKPTEPDEFAADPNDEFAQDALF
- the orn gene encoding oligoribonuclease, yielding MVDSHDAETYSAKDSRLIWIDCEMTGLDIFGGDELVEVSVVPTDFDLNVLDEGVDYVIKPSEKAVNHMNDFVRQMHTRSGLINEWENGLSLAEAEQKVTEYVLRFTPEGVRPLLAGNTIGSDKKFLDHYMPDLMSHLHYRSVDVSTLKELARRWYPAVYENRPPKNGGHRALADIIESLDELRYYRKAFMAPAPGPDEAAAKAISADIVSTSILNK
- the guaB gene encoding IMP dehydrogenase, which produces MATNLDELNAQSAYAPLPPIFAKLGLAYDDVLLLPNETDVIPSEVDTSTHLTRNITMKAPVLSAAMDTVTESEMAIAMARNGGIGVLHRNLSIDDQAAQVDVVKRSESGMITDPLTVNPEVTLADLDKLCGKFHISGLPVVDKDNKLVGIITNRDMRFIASEDYDTLKVKDVMTKENLVTGPSNISKDDAHRLLAQHKVEKLPLVDAEGHLTGLITVKDFVKTEQYPDATKDEQGRLRVAAGVGFLGDAWQRASALMEAGVDVLVVDTANGEARLALDMISRLKHDSAFDGVQIIGGNVGTRSGAQAMIEAGADAVKVGIGPGSICTTRIVAGVGVPQLTAVYEAAQACRAAGVPCIADGGIHYSGDIAKALVAGASSVMLGGTLAGCEEAPGEKVLLHGKQYKLYRGMGSLGAMAPRGKKSYSKDRYFQADVTSSDKVVPEGVEGEVPYRGPLNAVLYQMLGGLHQSMFYIGAHNIAEMPERGKFIRITDAGLRESHPHDIVMTAEAPNYSGFHNN
- a CDS encoding MraY family glycosyltransferase, with product MRIYLLVAAIAGGVTWLVTPLIRHVAIEIGAVGEVRARDVHTIPTPRMGGLGMLIGFTVATIFASRTPFLAGLFQGNYQMWVILAGGIMISLLGMADDLWDLDWMLKLAGQLLISVFVAWGGLQIISLPLGGSLITASPSLSMAITAFLIVASINAVNFVDGLDGLASGIVAIGGIAFAIYSYIIARYSPSYASLATLIDVMMVGICVGFILHNWHPAKLFMGDSGSMLLGYLITCASIVMTGRLDPASIHASIYLPVFMPILLPILVLFLPVLDMCLAIVRRLAKGQSPMHPDRMHLHHRMLRIGHSVRGAVLILWGWAALIAFGSLTILFFKAQHVAFGMAIAVVVLTIATMYPYLKHRIPEIQEENATLEAARHNAQHATAVHDDVTPENTRSGSESLPVAGADSSGQENPS
- a CDS encoding L-threonylcarbamoyladenylate synthase yields the protein MSATRKVTDESLAQAARIIHDGGLIVIPTDTVYGVACDPRNAAAIARIYELKRRPRYKALQVLLDSTDQLDELGLELPSPLNRLSAAFLPGAFSPIAVARPDCTLETLADTAEGRPGTQGIRIPNSALCLEILRATGPLAASSANRSGDESAQTVDEAVEAFGNQIDLYLDGGPTQGHISSTVVKADPYARDGIEILREGVIPQSMIRKALHLNGGGLGA
- a CDS encoding ABC transporter ATP-binding protein; translation: MLEIKDLCVSYGAIDAVKGISLKVDDGEIVSLIGANGAGKTTTLHTITGLVPAKSGSITYDGHDLLKTHANKIVTLGMAHVPEGRHVFTRMSVQENLEMGAFSLKDQSNLGKDLEMVFDYFPRLKERRRQLAGTLSGGEQQMVAMGRALMSHPKTILMDEPSMGLSPLLVKEIFDIIVTLRKSGITVLLVEQNAKMALSIADRAYVLETGKITMEGKASDLLHDEKVRKAYLGA